The Mesorhizobium sp. M3A.F.Ca.ET.080.04.2.1 genome contains the following window.
ACCGCGCCACCGGCGAGGTCTTTTACGGCGAGGTGCCGGCGAATTCGGTCGTGGTCGCCGGCTCGCTGCCGGGCAAGCCGCTGCCCAATGGCGAGCCGGGTCCCAGCCTCTACTGCGCGGTCATCGTCAAGCGCGTCGACGCCAGGACCCGCTCCAAGACCTCGATCAACGAATTGCTGCGCGATTGATCTTTTCCGGAAACGGACGCACCTTCCGCCAGCGCGACATTCCGTCGCGCTGATTGAATACGGAGGGGCGACATGGACTGGAAGTACCTGCTGACAAGTTTCGACGGTCGCATCAACCGCGCCAAGTTCTGGGCTGGCATCGGCGTGTTCATCGCCATCGCCATCCTTGCTTTCATTCTCGATTCGATCCTGGGCACACGTTTCACGACCGCCAGCGGCGCCGAGGTCGGCGTCATCGGCGTGCTCGTGGCACTGGCGTCGATCTACTTCGCGATTGCTCTCTACGCCAAACGCTGGCACGACCGGAACAAGTCGGGCTGGTGGACGCTGATCGGCCTCATTCCCATCATCGGCAGCATCTGGCTGCTGGTCGAACTCGGCATCCTCGAAGGCACACGAGGCGCTAATCAATACGGACCGGACCCGCTTGCCTGAAAAATCGGACCTCATCTGGCTCTTCTTCAAGACCTCGGGCCGCGTCAGCCGCGCGGCCTATTTTCTCGGCGGCCTGCTGGTCGCGCTCGTCCAAGCCTTCCCGCTCTACCGCTTCACGCTGGTGCCGGAAGGCTCGGCCGAGAGCAACATGTGGTCGTTCGTGTTCTTCATCACCTTTCTCGCCTCCTTGTGGTCGAACATCGTGCTGGCGGTGAAGCGGCTGCATGATCTCGACAAGCCCGGCATCGCGGCGCTGGTGCTGTTCGTTCCCGTCATTTCGATCATCGCCTTCCTGGTGCTCTGCCTGTTTCCGGGCCAGCCGGGGGCCAACCGCTACGGCAGCCGCACGAACGCGCCGGCCGATCGCTGAGTGCCGGGACGCCGATGCGCTACCGCACGCTCGACCCCAAGCTGATCATCGAGACCGCGGAAAGGCTGGCGGAGCGCGTGGGCGAGCGCTTCCCGGAAGCCGGCCTGCGCGGCGTCGCCGGCGAACTGGTGTCGCTGTCGCGGGACCTCGCCGAGGCAGCCAGGGAACTGGGAGCGCCGATCTGGTGGCTGCGCGGCGTGATCGCTGCGGCCTTCATTGCCGGCGCGGCGATGTTCCTCTTCGTCGGCACCATTCTGCCGCTCGACCGCATTTCGGGGACCGAGGATGCCGTGCAGTCGGTGCAGGGCATCGAGGCGACGATCAATACGGTCATCCTGGCGGTGCTCGGCTTCCTGGCGCTGATCCGCACCGAGGAGCGCATCAAACGCAAGCGCGTGTTTCGCGCGTTGCACGGGCTGCGCTCGCTGATCCATGTCATCGACATGCACCAGCTGACCAAGGACCCGGCAACGCTGTCGGCCGACTTCACGCCAACCGCCCATTCGCCGGCGCGCATCACCAATGCCGCCGATCTTGCCCGCTATCTCGACTATTGTTCGGAGATGCTGTCGATCACCGGCAAGGTCGCGGCGCTGTTCGCGCAATCGGTCAATGACGACGTGGTCATCAACGGCGTCAACGACATCGAGAATCTGAGCTCGAACCTGTCGCGCAAAATCTGGCAGAAGATCACGCTGATCGAGGATCGCCGGTAGAGCGGTTCAGCTTCTCACAAAATCGCTGACCCGCTCAACGCATTTGATATCACGCAATTCCGGACGGAAAACCGCTGCGCAGTTTTCATGGAATTGCCCTGACGGCTTCCGGCGTGAGACCGGGCGGTCCGTGTTTGTCCGCCTCCGCCTGACGCACCAGCGCCGCGACGCGCTCGATCGTCGGCGCCGGCGTGCGGGTCTTGCTTGCGAGGCTGAGCACCACACCCTGCAACGCGTCGATTTCGGTCGAACGGCGGCGCTCGAGGTCGTCCCACATGGAAGAACGCGCCCGAGGATCGATCGCCAGCATGCGCCGGGCCAGGACTGCGAACAGCCAATCCGGCAGCCTCAGCACTTTCGGCAGCAGCGACGGGGACAGACCGGCGATCCGCGCCGTCCCGATGCCGGCTGCCTTCATCGCGGCGAGCGCCTCCTCGATCTGGGCGGCCAGGATGAGGCGCCAGCGGCGGTCGGCAAGTTCCGTCGCCAATGGCAGGCCGGAGAGCGCCACCAGCGCGTTGTTGAGGTTCATCAGTAGCTTGCTCCACTGCACGGCCTTGATGTCGGAATGGGCTTCGACGCCAAGCCCTGCGACGTCGAGCAGCCTGGAAAGGCGCGCGTCCTCGACCATCACCTTGCCGTCGCTGGCGCGATGAACATGCAGCGGCGTCCCGCCGTCCGGCGACAGGACGACGTTGAACGGCACCATCCCGGCAAGCACACGCAGCCCTGGCAGTCCCGCGCGCAGCCTGGCCGCGTTGGAGACGCCGTTCTGCAGGCTGAGGACAATTGCATCGGGGCGGGCGTGCATCCCGACAAGCGCCGCCATCTCCTCGGTCGCGCCGCTCTTGACCGTGACGACAACGATGTCTGCATTGGACAGCGCAGCCGCGGGATCGTCGGTCACCGCAAGCGCGCCAGGGTCGAGGCGGCGATCGAGGCCGTCAAGATCGCTGACGCGAAGCCCGCTCTTGCGCATGGCCGCGACGATGCGGCCGCGCCCGAGGAAATTCACCTTGCGGCCCGCCAGCGCCAGGCAGCCACCGACATAGCAACCGATGCTGCCGGCGCCGGCAATCGCGATCGTCTTTGCGTCATTGGCCATGCGATCACCCCGTCCTGGCTCGCAATTATACGGCATGACAACCATATTGTCGGCGGCATGGTCGGCCATCGTGTCCGACCGTGACAGTCCTGCCGCTTTCGATTATCGCTTTGCCCATGAGCTTGCCGACAGACCCCGCCCAGAATCTTGCCGCCTTGATCCGCTGTCCTTCCGTGACCCCCGCCGAAGGCGGCGCGCTGCAGGCGTTGGAGACGATGCTGATGCCGCTCGGCTTCTCGGTCGAGCGACCGGTGTTCGCGGAAAGCGATACGCCCGATATCGAAAATCTCTATGCCCGCCGCTCCGGCAACGGGCCGCATCTGATGTTTGCGGGCCATACCGACGTCGTGCCGGTCGGCGACGAGGCGGCGTGGACGTATCCGCCCTTCGCCGCCGCGATCGCCCATGGCGAGATGTATGGCCGCGGCGCCGTCGACATGAAGGGCGGCATCG
Protein-coding sequences here:
- a CDS encoding 2-dehydropantoate 2-reductase; this translates as MANDAKTIAIAGAGSIGCYVGGCLALAGRKVNFLGRGRIVAAMRKSGLRVSDLDGLDRRLDPGALAVTDDPAAALSNADIVVVTVKSGATEEMAALVGMHARPDAIVLSLQNGVSNAARLRAGLPGLRVLAGMVPFNVVLSPDGGTPLHVHRASDGKVMVEDARLSRLLDVAGLGVEAHSDIKAVQWSKLLMNLNNALVALSGLPLATELADRRWRLILAAQIEEALAAMKAAGIGTARIAGLSPSLLPKVLRLPDWLFAVLARRMLAIDPRARSSMWDDLERRRSTEIDALQGVVLSLASKTRTPAPTIERVAALVRQAEADKHGPPGLTPEAVRAIP
- a CDS encoding DUF805 domain-containing protein: MPEKSDLIWLFFKTSGRVSRAAYFLGGLLVALVQAFPLYRFTLVPEGSAESNMWSFVFFITFLASLWSNIVLAVKRLHDLDKPGIAALVLFVPVISIIAFLVLCLFPGQPGANRYGSRTNAPADR
- a CDS encoding DUF805 domain-containing protein, with the protein product MDWKYLLTSFDGRINRAKFWAGIGVFIAIAILAFILDSILGTRFTTASGAEVGVIGVLVALASIYFAIALYAKRWHDRNKSGWWTLIGLIPIIGSIWLLVELGILEGTRGANQYGPDPLA